The genome window GACTCGAGCGACGGTGGTTCGACGTTTCGGGCGGACGCGGACTGGGCTGAGGGGACGGCGAGCCAGAGTGCAACAGCGGCGAGGGCGAACAGCGGGATCGCAAAGCCAAAGCCAAACTGCCAGGCTACCCCGGCAGCGAGGAATCCAGCGATCGGTGGGAGGATCGACTGGCCGGCGTCGGCTGCCCCGGAGACCACGCCGTTTGCAGCCCCGACCCGTTCTGGATAGAGGTCGGCGAGGATGGTGTATCGGGCGACCGCGTATAGTGCAACGCCGACTCCGAACAGTGCCGTGACGACGAAGAGTACGACAGTCGATCGGGCGGTCACGATCAACACGAGTGTGCCCGCCGAGATAGTCGAACTCAGTATCAAGATCGCTTTCTCGCCGAACCGGTCGGCTAGCAGACCACCTGGAAACTGCCCGAGGCCGTAAGCGACGAACAACACGGTCAACAGGAGTCCGGCTGTCGTGAGATCGAGCCCGTAGGCAGTTCGCAGATGCGGGAGTAAAATCGGGTAGATCATTCGGACCCCGATCGAGAGGAACCAGCCACCGGCGATCGCAACCAGAATCGTTCCTCGACCGTCGCTCCAGAGCCCCTTCGCCTCGCGCGTCAGAACGGAAAGAACGGGCACAGGTAACGGTGACACCTGTGAGAGGTTATCGGAGCGTAGTATCAACGTTGTGAAGCCGGAAACCGATCAATCTGCGTCGGATGCAGCTCGATTTGTCGGCAGTAGCGGTGAGTAATCGACCTAACTCGCTTCACGTAGCGGTTCCGACAGCGATAGCCCAGAACCCACCGATACTTGCGATGAACGTCAGAAGCACTGCGATGGTGAAACTTTCAGTGTACGCGACGCTGGCCGTGCCGAGCGGCGGCATCGCCAGGGCGGCGACGCCGATCGCGACGTTGAACAGGCCGACGATCGCGGTGTCCTTTTCGGGCGAGTAAACGGTCATCAGCAGCGGGATGTAAAGCGTCGCGGTGCCGCCGAGTCCGAGTCCAATGAGGGCGATCGCGGCCGGGAGTGCCGCCGTGGCGGGGACGAACAGCAGGGCGATCCCCGCAGCCGCACTGGTGAGCGAGGCGAGGAACGCACGACGAGACCCCATCGTGTCGGCCAGGTAACCGCTTCCGATTCGCGAGACGATGCTCACGCCGCCGATCAGACCGAACGTTGCGGAGGCGCCAGCCGCCGTCAGCCCACGGTGTGCGAACAGGTCGACCGCGTAGGCCGCGAGCAACTGGTACCACGCGAACGAGAGGGCCATGCCCACGAACAGTAGCTGGAAGCTTCGCGTCCCGCCGAGCCGGGCCAGCCACTCGAGCAGTTCACCGGCGGTCGCACTCGAGTGACTCGCCCATTGTGGTCGGCGACAGACGAGTCCAGCAAGGAGGAACGCAGCCGTGGTCACCGACAAGATAAGCAGGAAGCCCTGCCGAACGCCGACTGCAGAGATCGTGACTTGCCAGACCGGCGGGAGGACGGCGAGTCCGAGGCCGTTCCCCACGAAAATGAGCCCTGTCGCCGCACCACGTCGGCGGTCGAACCATCGTGGGACGACCGACGCGACGAGGACGAAGACCGTCCCTAGTGCAAGGCCGAGGACGGCGAAGACGACGGTTAGTCCAGCTAGCGAGTCGACGACGTACAGCGAGGGGGCGATCACGCCAGTCGCGATGGTACAGCTGAGCAACACCGCTCGAGCGGGAAACCGGGCACCGAAGACGCCGACGAGCCCAGATCCGATAAAGAAGGTAAAGAGCATGACCGCGAACACGCCCGAGAGGGCGAGCGGCGAGATGCCGAACGCGTCGCTGAACGGTTCGCGGAAGATACCGTACGACAACGGCGTTCCGAACGTGAACACCATCGCCACGGCACCGATGGCCGCAACGACCCAACTTTGGCGACTGTCGGGCCGTTCTGCGCGCTCGGAGTACACAGCCTCTCTCTCGTGGGCGCAGCCGAAAGCGTTCTGATTCCCAGTGGCCTCAACGACGGTCGGCTCGAGGGCTGCACTCGGTTGGTGTCACGAGACAGTGCCAGAAAAGCTCGAACCGAGTAGATTTCGACCGGAATAACCAGCGAATGCGCGATTAGACGAACGGGACCACGTCGGGCAGCGGAAGCATCGGCACCATGAACATGCCGGCGAGCGTGACCAGTCCGATGAGCACGGGGAAGACGACGACTGCGAAGTTGGTCGTCCCGACGACGCGTCCGAGGTCGCCGGTCATGTTCGACAGCGACGGCGTCACGCTCTTGCGCAGGATCACCAGCTCGAGGGCGAACAGGATCACCGTTGCGCCCGCCGACATCATACAGAACGGGCAAATCTCTCCGATGACGCCCAGCTGCAGGTAGACGAAGTACGACGAGAAGACCACGCCGCTTGCCGTGATGGGCGTCAGGATCTTGATGATCAGCGGGTGGCGCGTATCGAACCACCAGAGGGCGAGCCCGATCGTCGTCAGGTAGTAAAACCCACCGAGCGTCGCGAGTGGCACGCCGAAGATGTACGCCCACGGACTCGTGATCACTTCGATACTCCCCTGAACTGGAGCGTCCGCGGGAATTGCTGGCAGCGCGAACAGGTGGATCGCCGTGAGGGCGACCGTCACCATCCAACCCACTATTGCAACGAACGTGAACGTCCCGAACAGGCTCGATACTCTCGGTGAGTAGTCCCATTCGTAGTCGAACGCCAGTGTACTCGAGGCTTCTGTTGACATACAGTATCTCCTTATCTGGGTGAGTACAAAAGTATTGTGGTGTCTTCCCAATTCCATACAAAGTGATGAGAGAGTCGAGTCGAGCGCCCCGTAGCAGCCGATGAGTCGAGCGATGGGAACACAGCCGACAGCGAGTGGCCCCATCGTCGATGAGGTCGGGACCGCACGCCTCACAGGTTGCCACTGACGGTCGCTACGACGTTTGCTGACTCGCCGTTACGCGAGCGTCACTGGGCGGGTTTGTGACAGCGATCGCGAGAACAACGTGTCGTCGTGACGAGTTAGCCGGGATGTCCCAACGCAGGCCGACCGAGGTTGCCATCCTGCTATACTACCAACTGAAACGGTTTACACACCGATCACACAGCCATTGTGTGATCGTGTGTACACTGACGTTCAGTGGCTACTCCCCTTCACTCGTCGGTATCCGGTTTCCCGCCGCGTTCGTACGTCTCCTCGAACTCCTGGATGAGTAGGCCCATCTTCGCGTACCAGTCGTTTAGCTGCCGTTGCATATCGGCGGCGATGTCGGACGAATCGGTCGGGGAATAGACGTGGTAGTAGCCGCCGTCATCGTAGTTGACCTGTTCTTTCTGAACGCAGCCACTCTGGAGTAGTCGCTGAATCGATCGATACGCGGTGGATCGCTCACGATCGACCTGATCAGCAACGTCGTCGATCGGTAGCGGTTCCTCACTTTCGACCAGTACGCGAAAGCACGCCTTGTCGAGTCCTTTGAGGCCGTGGATACACTCCAGTAGCCCCTCACACACCATCTCTTGCTGGAGTTGCTCGGCCATCGAGTTCGCCATATTCGTACGTTCGACTTGGCTCGTTGCCGTGATAAGCCTTGTGCGTATTGCACAATATATTAGATAAACACTCGCGGTGCACCACTCGAGTAGACTCTCGACCAATCACTCACGTCTCGTTGACACGTTCACATCAACATAATATACTATACTGGAATATTATATTAGCTATTTAATTGTCGATGCCTAACTTCTCCGAATACTACATTCACATACTTTCAGAATCAGTAATTACTGGTAAAACCGATCAAATCCTGCTCCAAGTTGGATGCTGATTTCTGTGGCCGCGAACCGAGCGTTCAAACTAAACCGTTGAGAAAAGTACTATAACAGACACACCGTTCGGTCTAACAAATTTATTTATTCTTTTATTTGATAATAGTTGTCAGTTGCGCCCTGATTTATACTTGTACGATTACGGCTGCTCGAGGGTGTCGGTCTCCGGGAACCACACTATCGAACAGACCTGTTGTGAGGGTTTGCCACACCGTCCAGCGAATTTCCTTCAGTGACTGCTATCCGACAGTACAACCATTCCTCGAAGCCCGTCCGATACGTGATTCTATAGTAGCCACTGCACGTCAGTGCGCACCTGCTCGCCAGACGGATCGGCAACCGGTGTGCACATCGGTGCAGTTGTTACTATAGCCCTGTCGACACGCCGCCCATCACTGCTCGTCGCCGTTCGCAGCATGAGTTAGAGACAGCCCCCGGTTTTGACTACGATGCATGCTGTCTCCTGGTCGAGTTCGGGTCACGGAAGACCGGTCCACCGTGGTGAAAAACGTATTCCCACTTCGCTACAGCAAGGATGGCTATTTAATTACTTCCGACCGCTACAACCCGTGTAGGGTCGCCCGTCGAGAGTAGCTGTGGGGGACGATAGTGGTTGATGATCGTCTCACGCGTGACAACCCCGCTCTCGTCACAACCGGGACACCGCCGGCCACGCAACGTGCCCATGGCGTTTCACACCGACGTTAACTATGCACCTGAGCCTCACCACCGATGACTGAACTCGAGCCCAAACCCGATTTGCTCCACGTTTCGCTGCTGGTATCGGAGATCGAATCCGCACACGAAGTCTTGCGTCACCTCGACGAGATGGGTGGAACGGTCCATCCCGACAGCCTCGAGGTAACTGACGCGGTAGACGCCAAGACGCAGGTCGACGTGAGCGATCTGACGGTCAAACAGTGGCAGGCGCTCGAGTTGGCCTATCGTTGGGGCTACTACGACCAGCCACGGAAAGCAGACCTCGCAGATCTGGCGACCGAACTCGAGATCTCGAAGTCGGCAGTCTCTCAGCGCCTCCGGGCAGCCGAGTCGACGCTCGTCACGGCAATCGTGACGGCCAGTCGGTGACCCGTATGCGTCTGCACGAAGCTCGTAATTCGGCTGCTCGCTGCATCGATACCCGGTGTCCGCTCTCTCTGTGAGCAGCCAGGCACCCAGGAGCGTACGGAATCGGTCGAAACTAAAACCAGATGCTCGTGGTGCTCAAGGGTGATCGAATTCGGAAGCCACTACGACAAGGAAGTTTAGGTACACTACGTAGCGATCGGTTTTGCCAGCGCCCACGCGTGTCGGTCGGTGAGGTGCAATTTCTCGGCCAGTCTTCGCGGTCATCCCCTCGGAAGATCGGCTGTGTTTTCCCCTCCCCTGTTTACAGTGGTACCTCTGTAACCCCGTATATGACGCGTTATTATATTAGTCGGGCGACCACCACTCAATTCGTTTCCGCTGGCGGCTGAGCCTCACCGTCGAGTGCTCTGGGGCGAGCCGCAAAGCCGTCTCTCGAGACCGAACTCCTGTCCGATCGACACTGTCACCTCCCCAGATGCTGATGGCTGGGATCGTTCCCTTCGTCCACAGATTGATTGTCATTATGATGGGAATGGCTTCATGACGTTTTACTGATTTTCTGAGCTGCTGTTCACTCGTGAGGAAGTGGTCCCATCTGCATACTCTATAGTCGTCTCAGGAGTCGAAAGAAAGGATATTCGAGGGATGTGCGGCGCCCAACACATGACTGAGGTCTCTGGCGCTGTTTGAGCGCCTTTCAGAGTCGAGTCATTACCCCTCTGGCCAGTTTTCCCGACGAACGCGCTAGTAGGGTATAGCAGCCACTGCACATCAGAGCGCACCCGATCGCCAGACGGGTCGGCGATCAGTGTGTACATCGGTGCAGTTGTTACTATAGTATAGGCCGATTGGAACCCGTATAAAAGCAATCACCTACCAGGGTTCAAGTCGTTCATCTCACAATATAGTCTATTTTGTTAGCACTAAACTGAATATATATGAATGGATCAAATGACTCGACAAGCGCATAGCTCACTGGAACGACCGACTGAACTGGTCTCTTGCTCGTAACTTACTGCTCTCCGTGACTCGACGTATTGGGGAGACGGATAGTACGGACAGCGAATGGCTGGGGCCCGGTATTATACGCTCGAGGATTGGAGGTGCTGTCGGATCATGCCAGTAGAAAATCTCGCACGAAGCGACGTCGTTACCGCCAGCAAAGACGAGTCGATCGAGAACCTCGCGTCGATGATGGACGACCACAGCGTCGGAAGCGTCGTAATTGCCGATGACGACGAGCCAGTCGGGATCGTGACGGATCGCGACCTCACGATCGAAGTGGTCGCGGCGGGCAAGAGTGCCGACAGCGTCACCGCAGCGGACGTCATGTCGTCCGATCTGTGCACTATCGAGTCTGACGAGGGATTTTATCGAGCGACCGAACTCATGAGCGAACACGGAATCCGTCGGCTTCCAGTCGTCGACACGTCGGGACAACTCGAGGGGATCATCACGGTCGACGACCTGAACGAACTGCTCGCAGACGAACATCAGCAACTCGCAAGCGTCGTCCAGGCCCAGCGACCGCCGTACTGAGCTGACCGACCGGCCGCAGACTCGAACGGCGCGCCTCCAGTCTCGCCTCCAGTCTGTCTGGCGCTCGATGGCGTCGAACTTTCGATGACGGCGAACGGCGACGCCACAGCGGACGAGACATCCGAGACGTGGCAGGGGACCGCGGTGCTCGTCCTCGTTGGAAACGCCTTCAGGCGGCTGTCGTTCACCAACCGAGGAGAGCACGGTGGGACGGACGAACGCTTCGAGGTGACGATTTTCGAGGAAAACGGGCGACTCGACGGCCTCGACGGCGAATCCGTGTCCGCGACCGAACTCGAGTTGCGTCCGCGAGCGGTGTCTGTCGCTGTTCGTCGACGCGGAACGGCGCCCGTTGTAAGCGGCGCTGGTTGCAGACTATGGCTTGAGCGTGCGGACAGTCATAACCGGCACGTTCGCGTTCGGCACGACACGCTGGGAGACGCTGCCGAGGACGAGGCGCTCGACGTTCGACTTGCTCTCGGTGCCCATCACGAGCAGGTCGACGCCGGCGTCGTCGGTGTACTCGAGGACGACGTCGGTCGCAGCGCCGTGCTCAATGGTTCGCGTCGTCTCGAGTCCGCGGTCGGTGGCACGGTCGACGACCTCCGAGGTCATCTTCTCGCCGTACTCCGCGAACGCCTCGCGGATCTCGGTGGCCTCGGACGAGATGGCCACCGCGTAGAGGGCGTGGAGCCGTGCGTCACAGACGTCGGCCATCGAAAGGGCGTGTTCGGTCGCCGCCGTTGCACCTGGAGCGCCGTCGGTCGCGAGACAGACGTCGTCGATCGGTCCGTCGTTGACTTCCCACGACGTGTCCGGTCCGACCGTGAGGACGGGTCGGCGTGCGTCCCGGATAACCTCGAGGGCGACGCTCCCGAGCAGGGCTTGCCGGAGGCCGGTTCGACCCTGAGTGCCGACCACGATCAGATCGACGTCAGCGTCGTCGGCGTACGAGAGAAGTTCACTCGCCGGACGGCCCGATCGGACGACGGCCTCGGCGTGACAGCCGGCATCCTGAGCCCGGTCTGCAATCTCCCTCGCGTCGCGTTCGTGGCGCTCTCGTCGTGATTCTTCACGCCGTAGCCCGCTTTCGACGACCGAGACGACGTGGACGTCTGCCTCGAGCGTTGCGGCGAGCGTGATCCCCGCCGTCGCGGCGTTCGTCGCCACGTCACTGCCGTCGGTCGCGATGAGAACGTCGTCGTACATATCTCCCGGTATGTCGACCACGGTCTTTGTTCTGTTGCACCCGTTGACGTGTCCCCTGTGCCGTCCGGCGTCGAGGACCGCGTCGACCGGTCGCTAGCCAGCGTCGCCCATCTGCACTGCCAGGACGGGAACGTCGGCCGTTCGGACGACGCGTTCAGTCGTACTGCCCAGTAGTGCCCTCGAGAGGCCCCGTCGACCATAGGTCCCGAGTACGATCAGGTCGGCATCGATTTCGGCCGCGTACTCGAGGATCGTCTCGCACGGTGACCCCTAGCGGACCACGGTGACTCCCTCCACGTCGTCGCCGTGCTCGCTCAGTTCCCGGGCACGCTCCTCGACCGCCCCGACGGCACGGCTGGCTGCCCCCCCGAGCGGTTCGACCGACGGCTCGAAGTCGGCTCGGTCGCCGAAGACGCCGACGCCGAGGAGGTCGGCGGTGTCGATCACGGACAGTGCGTACACGGAGGCCCCCACACGACTGTGCGAGGTCGAGTGTGTGTTCGATCGCTCGCTCTGCCCCCTGGCTTCTGTCAGTTGCGATGAGAACGGTTCGTACATCGGGCTCACGTCATAGCCTCCGCGAACCACGTGGTGGCGACGTCAGCGACCTCCTCGAGTTCGCCCGGTCCTTCGAAGCGGTGACCCGCATCCTTGACCACGTGGACGTCGTGCTCACAGGAAAGTCGCATTGCAGCCTCACGATTGAGCGCGAGGACCTGGCTGTCGGCTCCACCGACGACGAACAGCGTCTTCGCTCGGACGTCCTCGAGGACTTCTGACGCCAGGTCGACGCGACCGCCGCGTGAGACGACAGCCGCTACGTCGTCCTGTAGGTGCGTCGCCGCACGAAGCGCGGCCGCAGCGCCCGTACTCGAGCCGAAGTAGCCCACCGGCGTCCTGTGTCACCTCGCGCTCTCGTATCCACTCGGTGACACCGACGAGGCGGTCAGTGAGCAACGCGATGTCGAAACGGTTCTCTCGCTGTTGATCTTCTGCCTCGGTGAGGAGGTCGAACGGCAGCGTCCCCAGTCCGTGGTCGCGGATGACGTCGGCGACGTAGTTGTTGCGTGGACTCCTCCAGCTCGAGCCGCTGCCGTGGGCGAAGACGACCACGCCAGGGGTAGCCGGCGGCAGTTCGAGCATCCCCTCGAGCGTGACGTCGTCGACCGGAATCGTAACCAGCGTGCTATCATGTAGTCCCATGTCGCGATGGACGACAACGAATGACTTGATGGCCAGGGTGGGCGGTCACCACACCGTGACACGGGCCAGCCCCTCGAGACGACCTCGGCCACCGATCGGTCGTCGAACGAGATGTACTAGATACCAAGTACGAGCGCCTCGAGACCGACCCGCGGCTATTTGAGGGCCTGTGACGAAGACGTTCTCTGTCAGTCGCCGGCAACCGCATCGTAGATCGACCAGCAACAGAAACGGACTAACCCATGGATATTGCCGACATCGTCACGGAAGAGTACGTCGAACACAGCCCGGAGACAACCGTCTCGAAGCTCGTCGGGACGTTTGCGGACTCGGACGTCAGAGGCGTCGTCGTTCAGGACGAGGAGTTCGAGGGAATCGTCACGCGACGACAACTCGCCACGTCACATCGCCAGCCGAACGAGAAACTGCGGTCGCTCGTCTGGCACGTACCGCGTCTCACACCCGACGAAGACATCCGAAAGGTCGCACAGCTCATGATCGACAGCGAATCACAGCTCCTGCCAGTCTTCGAAGGGCGGGAACTGATCGGCGTCGTCACGGCCGATGGTATCTTACAGAAAGTCGAACCCTACCTCGACGCCGCGGCCGTCGCCGAAGCCTACTCGGGTGAGCTCGTCTCGCTCGAGCCGTCGTCGACGCTCGGCAACGCGCTCAACGTCTTCAGGCAGAACCGCATCACACACCTCCCGGTCGTCGAGAACGACTCCGCGGCCGGCGTCCTGAGCCTGTACGACGTGACCGAGATCACAGTTCGGTCCGAAGTCCAGAGTCAGGGCGGTGACGCCGGCGGCGTCGACCCGTTCGGCGGCGAGATCTCGAGTAGTACCGCTCGATCCCGTCGCGGCGGGTACGGCGCGAGAGAAGGTGAGTCGACGCGAATGCTCGACGTTCCCGTTCGGGACCTCATGACATCGCCGGTCCGGACGATCCGACCGGACGAAACGCTCGACGTCGCCGTCACGGAGATGTTCGACGCCGGTGCCTCGTCGCTCGTCGTCACCGAGAACGGCTCTCCACACGGGATCGTGACGAAAACTGACTGCCTCGAGTCGCTCACGTGGGAGGCGGGCGGAAATCGCGGCGTACAGGTCTACGGGACCGACCTGATCGACGACGTGACCTACGACGAGATCGTCGCCATGGTCGAGAAGTTCGACGACAGAGACCAGGGGATGAACGTCCTCGACACGAAAGTCCACCTTCACGAGCACGACGAGAAGCGACGCGGCACGCCGCTCGTGCTCGCTCGAGTGCGATTGCACACCGATCGCGGGCTGTACGTCGCATCGGGTGAGGGCTACGGGGCGAAACACGCGATGAACGAGGCACGCGATGTCCTCGAGCGCCAGATCAGGGACCGGAAAACCCACGGCCGGACGAAAAAGCCCCCGGACGAGACGTTCTGGGAGAAACGCTTCGGCTGGCTGCTCGAGGAGTAAACGATGGGGGCGGTCACCCACGCACGAGGTCGGTTTCGAGTGTCGCGACGAGACGGTCGACGGCCGCCGGGACGACGCCGTTGTCATACTGCCGGATAGTGTGAGGGTTCGCCGTACTTTCTGGCGAATGCGCTTTAATAACATCTGTCTGACAGTATCAGGAGCGCCGCTGAACCCGACGCAACGGCCCGGCGGCGATCCAGGCTCGTCGACATCGGGGTCTACCTTTTTATGAAATGAGGAGAATATACTGACATGAACGTTCTCGTCCCGGTTGACGATTCTGACCCGGCTCGGGCCGCATTCGAGTATGCAGTGTCAAACGCGTCTGATACCGAGATCACCGCGTTGCACGTGATCGATCCCTACGAGACGAGTGTCTCGTCGTGGCTCGGTGGACAGGAGTTCCCCAAGAAACTCGAGGAGGAGGGAAGCGAACTGCTGGCCGAACTCGAAGCGGTGGCAGCCGACCATGATGTCACGATCGAGACCGACACCGTCGTCGGGAAGCCGGCCCAGGAGATCACGACCTACGTCGAAAACGAAGACATCGACGAGGTCGTCATCGGGAGCCACGGACGAACGGGCTCCTCGCGGGTGTTACTGGGGAGCGTCGCGGAGACGGTCGTTCGACGCGCACCGGTTCCCGTTACCGTCGTCCGCTGACCGACAAACGAAGCCACCCGTTCTCAGCCGACTGTCGGGAGTCGGCTGCGGAAGCTCGATCGAATCCATGCTCGTCTCCCGATGGGACCGCCAAGCGGAAAGTACCCCTCCTGGCGCGCAGAAACCGACGGATGTGACAGGGGCCTCGAGCAGCTGTCTCACCCCTTGGCCGAACCAGTCGAAGGGTGCCTGGACTCACCTGAGACAGTCCGTTCGATCAGAAGAACGTCGGGGCTGTCCTCGGGATAGATCAGTTGCTCGAGAGGTCTCGAACCGTCTGGTTGATCTCCTGGACCTTCGAGACCTGTTCTTCGTTCGCACTGGCGACGGATTCGATCTCGGTGGCGATCGTCTCCGCCTCCTCGACGAGTTCGTCGATCATGCTCGCGACCTCTTCGGTGCTGGCCGCCTGATCGTCGGTCGCCTCCGAGACGTCCCGGATGCCCCGCGAGGCCTCCTGGACTGCCTGCGCGATCTCCTGAAGCGTGTCCATCGCGTCGTCGACTTTCTCGATCCCCCGGTCGACTTCGCGGGTCGTCTCCTCGAGGCTGTCGACAGTGGCGGAGGTGACGTCTTTGATCTCCTCGACCATCGTCTCGATCTCGCTGGCGTGAGACTGGGAGTCCTCAGCGAGCGACTTGACTTCGTTTGCGACGACGGCGAAGCCGTCTCCCGCCTCGCCGGCCGTTGCAGCCTCGATACTCGCGTTGAGCGCGAGCAGGTTCGTCTGATCCGCGATGTTGTTGATGATGTCGACGATCTCGTCGATCTCGTCGATACGGTTCTCGAGTTGTCCGATGTCACTAACGACCTCCTGGGTGGAATCGTCGACCTGCTCGATCGCGTCGATCGCCTCGGTCGCCGCATCGCGTCCCTCATCCGAGAGTTGCTCGGCTCGTTCGCTCGTCGCGGCGACCTCCTCGGCCGTCGAGGCGATCTCTTCGACGGAGGCCGACATGCCAGCGACCTCGCTCGCGACGCCGTCCATCGAAGACGCCTGTTGCTGGGCGAGGTCGTTGATGTGTTCGGTGCGTCTGGCGGCGCTATCGGCGGTTTCCAGCACGTCATCGACGGCGCTCTCGACGTTCTCCGTGATGGCCTGGCGTTGCTCGAGCTGAGTAGCGTAGTTGCGAATGAACGTGACAAGCGTCTCGGTCAGCTCCTGCTCTTCTGAAAGCCAGGGGCCGTTGTCCTCCGTTGGTCGCCGTTCCGTGTAGACGACTTCCATACTGACCGGCGTTCCGGCGTCGGTGCTGACCTCGGTAGTCAGCGGGTGACCGCTCCGCTGAAACCGTGCCGACTCGGCGACGACGTCGCCGACGCTGATCCGTGCTTCGGTCACCTCGGGGTACTGAAACCACTCCGGGAGTTCAGCGACGTACGTCCGGACGAGTTCGTCGATCGGTCGGTCGACCTCGCCGAACAGGTCGTTGGCCCGCTGGATCGCCTCGAGTTCTTTTGACCGTTCCTGAAGCTTCACTTTGGCCTCGACTTCGGAGAGCGTACTGACGTCGTCGTGTAACTGAAAATGTTCTGAGGGAAGGTGAGAGCCTTCTGAGTCGGCCATAGTGGTACAACTCTAGAGTATACACATCACATTGTTGGCCGACTTCCCGGCCTGTGACGCCACTCGTGGGCTATCCGTCGTTCGTCCATCGGTTTCTTGATTCGTGTGGCGTCACTACCGGTTCGTCGGTAAAACTCGATCTGCGTGGAATCAAACATGACTAGCAAACCAGGTCCCGTCGACCTACGAATGCGATAGTACTGAACTACGTCGTGGTGATCGCTCCGAAAAGAGTCGACTACCGTGCCGACACGGTCGCGAGCTCGGACCGGGAACCGCGACGAGAGGTCGGTGAGCGTCGGAGACAGCCACCGACTCGAGCGCTCTACGTCGATTACTCGAGGTCGAAGCGGTCGAGGCTCATCACTTTGCTCCAGGCGTCGACGAAGTCCTCGACGAGCTGTTCTTCGCCGTCTTCGGCACCGTACACTTCCGCGAGGGCACGAAGTCGGGAGTTCGATCCGAATACGAGGTCAACGCGAGAGGCCTTGAACTCGACGTCACCCGTTTCACGGTCGATCAGCTCGAAGACTTCTTCGTCCTCGTCGACTGCTTCCCACTCATAGCTCATGTCGAGGAGGACCTCGAAGAAGTCGTTGTTCAGCGTCTCCGGTTCGTCGGTGAAGACGCCGAGGTCGGTGTTCTGGTAGTTGGCGTCCAGTGCACGCATCCCGCCGACAAGGGCAGTCATCTCGGGGGCGGTCAGCGTCAGAAGGTCGGCTCTGTCGACCAGTAGCTCTTCTGCCGAGCGGTCCATCACGTCACCTTCGGTGTAGTAGTTGCGGAACCCGTCGGCGTCTGGCTCGAGCCACTCGAAGGACTCGACGTCGGTCTGTTCGGGAGTCGCGTCGGTGCGGCCCGGTTCGAACGGAACCTCGACGTCGTAGCCAGCGTCGGCTGCGGCCTGCTCGACTGCGGCAGTGCCACCGAGGACGATCAGGTCGGCGAGCGAAACGCGAACGTCGTCGGA of Natrarchaeobaculum sulfurireducens contains these proteins:
- a CDS encoding CBS domain-containing protein; translation: MPVENLARSDVVTASKDESIENLASMMDDHSVGSVVIADDDEPVGIVTDRDLTIEVVAAGKSADSVTAADVMSSDLCTIESDEGFYRATELMSEHGIRRLPVVDTSGQLEGIITVDDLNELLADEHQQLASVVQAQRPPY
- a CDS encoding vitamin K epoxide reductase family protein; translated protein: MSTEASSTLAFDYEWDYSPRVSSLFGTFTFVAIVGWMVTVALTAIHLFALPAIPADAPVQGSIEVITSPWAYIFGVPLATLGGFYYLTTIGLALWWFDTRHPLIIKILTPITASGVVFSSYFVYLQLGVIGEICPFCMMSAGATVILFALELVILRKSVTPSLSNMTGDLGRVVGTTNFAVVVFPVLIGLVTLAGMFMVPMLPLPDVVPFV
- a CDS encoding universal stress protein gives rise to the protein MYDDVLIATDGSDVATNAATAGITLAATLEADVHVVSVVESGLRREESRRERHERDAREIADRAQDAGCHAEAVVRSGRPASELLSYADDADVDLIVVGTQGRTGLRQALLGSVALEVIRDARRPVLTVGPDTSWEVNDGPIDDVCLATDGAPGATAATEHALSMADVCDARLHALYAVAISSEATEIREAFAEYGEKMTSEVVDRATDRGLETTRTIEHGAATDVVLEYTDDAGVDLLVMGTESKSNVERLVLGSVSQRVVPNANVPVMTVRTLKP
- a CDS encoding MFS transporter: MVFTFGTPLSYGIFREPFSDAFGISPLALSGVFAVMLFTFFIGSGLVGVFGARFPARAVLLSCTIATGVIAPSLYVVDSLAGLTVVFAVLGLALGTVFVLVASVVPRWFDRRRGAATGLIFVGNGLGLAVLPPVWQVTISAVGVRQGFLLILSVTTAAFLLAGLVCRRPQWASHSSATAGELLEWLARLGGTRSFQLLFVGMALSFAWYQLLAAYAVDLFAHRGLTAAGASATFGLIGGVSIVSRIGSGYLADTMGSRRAFLASLTSAAAGIALLFVPATAALPAAIALIGLGLGGTATLYIPLLMTVYSPEKDTAIVGLFNVAIGVAALAMPPLGTASVAYTESFTIAVLLTFIASIGGFWAIAVGTAT
- a CDS encoding MFS transporter yields the protein MSPLPVPVLSVLTREAKGLWSDGRGTILVAIAGGWFLSIGVRMIYPILLPHLRTAYGLDLTTAGLLLTVLFVAYGLGQFPGGLLADRFGEKAILILSSTISAGTLVLIVTARSTVVLFVVTALFGVGVALYAVARYTILADLYPERVGAANGVVSGAADAGQSILPPIAGFLAAGVAWQFGFGFAIPLFALAAVALWLAVPSAQSASARNVEPPSLESARTVLSGLHTPPVVYGTGLLLLGVTVWQAFTGFYPTYLIDEKGLSATLAGVLFGLFFALGVVIQPLSGAAYDRVGVARTLLFVMGVAAVGLVILTRLESFWPLAAVTVFLSSLLGFATVTQTHLILALPEDIQGTGFGILRTISFTVGAISPVLVGAAADRGFFDEAFLALAALAGLTVLLGLVTPTASGQHSN
- a CDS encoding helix-turn-helix domain-containing protein gives rise to the protein MTELEPKPDLLHVSLLVSEIESAHEVLRHLDEMGGTVHPDSLEVTDAVDAKTQVDVSDLTVKQWQALELAYRWGYYDQPRKADLADLATELEISKSAVSQRLRAAESTLVTAIVTASR
- a CDS encoding universal stress protein, with protein sequence MLEYAAEIDADLIVLGTYGRRGLSRALLGSTTERVVRTADVPVLAVQMGDAG
- a CDS encoding helix-turn-helix domain-containing protein — encoded protein: MANSMAEQLQQEMVCEGLLECIHGLKGLDKACFRVLVESEEPLPIDDVADQVDRERSTAYRSIQRLLQSGCVQKEQVNYDDGGYYHVYSPTDSSDIAADMQRQLNDWYAKMGLLIQEFEETYERGGKPDTDE